Proteins encoded together in one Quercus lobata isolate SW786 chromosome 3, ValleyOak3.0 Primary Assembly, whole genome shotgun sequence window:
- the LOC115981620 gene encoding probable linoleate 9S-lipoxygenase 5, translated as MLQNIINKITGDDESGNKKVEGKVVLMKKNVLDFNDFNASVLDGFLELLGQKVSFQLISAVNGDPANGLQGKLGRPAYLENWITTITPLVAGESAFKVTFDWDNEIGVPGAFLIKNNHHSEFYLKSLTLEDVPGQGQVHFVCNSWVYPADKYGKDRVFFSNKTYLPSDTPVPLLKYRENELVNLRGDGKGQLQEWERVYDYAYYNDLGDPDKNAKYARPVLGGSIEYPYPRRGRTGRPPTKTDPNTESRLELLMSLNIYVPRDERFGHLKLSDFLAYALKAVGQFLKPELESLFDSTPSEFDSFKDVLKLYEGGIKLPDGLLKDIRDNIPAEMLKEVFPTDGEGLLKYPMPQVIKEDRSAWRTDEEFAREMLAGVNPVNISRLKEFPPTSKLDPKVYGDQNSTITREHIENSLDGLTIEEALEKNKLFILDHHDAILPYLRRINSTSTKTYASRTLLFLKNDGALKPLVIELSLPHPEGDQYGAISKVYTPAEQGIEGSIWQLAKAYVAVNDSGYHQLISHWLNTHAVIEPFVIATNRQLSVLHPIYKLLQPHFRDTMNINAFARQILINGGGILESTVFPAKYSMEMSSVVYKDWVFPEQALPADLLKRGMAVEDPNSPHGLRLVLEDYPYAVDGLEIWSAINSWVKDYCSFYYETDSVVQKDAELQTWWKELREQGHGDKKDEPWWPKMQTREELVETCTLIIWIASALHAAVNFGQYPYAGYLPNRPTISRRFMPEEGTPEYDELKSDPDNVYLKTITAQLQTLLGVSLIEILSRHSTDEVYLGQRDTREWTFDTEPLEAFDRFGKKLAEIEDRIVTMNNDEKWKNRVGPVKVPYTLLYPTSEGGLTGKGIPNSVSI; from the exons ATGCTTCAGAACATCATCAACAAGATAACTGGCGATGATGAAAGTGGGAACAAGAAGGTTGAAGGGAAAGTGGTGTTGATGAAAAAGAATGTTTTGGACTTCAATGATTTCAATGCCTCTGTTCTTGATGGCTTCCTTGAGTTGTTAGGCCAAAAGGTTTCTTTTCAGCTCATAAGTGCTGTTAATGGTGACCCTG CAAATGGGCTGCAAGGGAAACTTGGAAGGCCAGCATATTTGGAAAACTGGATAACCACAATCACCCCCTTAGTAGCAGGGGAGTCTGCATTCAAGGTTACCTTTGACTGGGACAATGAAATAGGAGTTCCAGGagcatttttaataaaaaacaaccatCACAGTGAGTTCTATCTTAAAAGTCTTACGCTTGAAGATGTTCCAGGTCAAGGCCAAGTCCATTTTGTTTGCAATTCATGGGTTTATCCTGCAGACAAATATGGAAAGGACCGTGTTTTCTTCTCCAACAAG ACATATCTTCCCAGTGATACACCAGTGCCACTGCTAAAGTACCGAGAAAACGAGCTAGTGAACCTGAGAGGAGATGGAAAAGGACAGCTTCAGGAATGGGAAAGGGTGTATGACTATGCTTACTACAATGATTTGGGCGATCCagataaaaatgctaaatatgCCCGTCCAGTTCTTGGAGGTTCTATTGAGTACCCTTACCCACGTAGGGGAAGAACTGGACGACCACCAACGAAGACAG ATCCTAACACTGAGAGCAGGCTGGAGCTTCTTATGAGCTTAAACATTTATGTTCCAAGAGATGAACGATTTGGTCACTTGAAGCTGTCAGACTTCCTTGCTTATGCACTGAAAGCCGTAGGCCAATTCCTGAAACCTGAGCTAGAATCTCTATTTGACAGCACTCCAAGTGAGTTTGATAGTTTCAAAGATGTACTTAAACTCTATGAAGGAGGAATTAAGTTGCCCGACGGTCTGCTTAAAGATATTAGAGACAACATCCCTGCGGAGATGCTCAAGGAAGTTTTCCCAACCGATGGTGAAGGACTCCTCAAATACCCAATGCCCCAAGTGATTAAAG AAGATAGGTCTGCATGGAGGACTGATGAAGAATTTGCCAGAGAGATGCTTGCGGGAGTAAACCCTGTCAACATTAGCCGCCTCAAA GAATTCCCTCCCACAAGCAAGCTAGATCCTAAAGTGTATGGAGATCAAAACAGTACAATTACCAGAGAACACATAGAAAATAGCCTAGATGGGCTCACCATCGAGGAG GCACTCGAGAAGAACAAGTTATTCATATTGGATCACCACGATGCTATCTTGCCTTATTTGAGGAGGATAAACTCAACTTCCACAAAGACTTACGCCAGCAGGACACTCCTTTTCTTGAAAAATGATGGGGCATTGAAACCACTCGTGATTGAATTAAGCCTGCCTCATCCTGAAGGAGACCAATATGGTGCCATTAGCAAAGTGTACACACCAGCTGAACAAGGCATTGAAGGTTCTATTTGGCAACTGGCAAAAGCTTATGTTGCTGTTAATGACTCAGGCTACCATCAGCTAATTAGCCATTG GTTAAATACCCATGCGGTGATTGAGCCATTTGTGATAGCAACAAACAGGCAGCTGAGTGTTCTCCATCCAATTTACAAGCTTTTGCAACCTCATTTCCGTGACACCATGAATATAAATGCATTCGCTCGGCAGATCCTCATTAATGGTGGTGGAATTCTGGAGTCAACAGTTTTTCCAGCAAAGTATTCTATGGAGATGTCATCAGTAGTTTATAAGGACTGGGTTTTTCCTGAGCAAGCACTTCCTGCAGACCTCCTCAAGAG AGGAATGGCAGTTGAGGATCCAAATTCGCCACATGGTCTCCGCTTAGTGCTTGAGGACTACCCATATGCTGTTGATGGGCTTGAAATCTGGTCAGCAATTAACTCATGGGTTAAAGACTATTGTTCCTTCTACTACGAGACTGATAGCGTAGTTCAGAAAGATGCTGAACTCCAAACCTGGTGGAAGGAACTCAGAGAGCAGGGCCATGGTGACAAGAAAGATGAGCCCTGGTGGCCTAAAATGCAGACACGCGAAGAGCTTGTTGAAACATGCACTCTCATTATATGGATTGCTTCTGCACTCCATGCAGCGGTTAACTTTGGACAGTACCCTTATGCAGGCTACCTCCCTAACCGTCCAACAATTAGCCGAAGATTCATGCCTGAAGAAGGCACTCCTGAATATGATGAACTCAAGTCAGACCCTGATAATGTTTACTTGAAAACAATCACTGCCCAGCTGCAGACACTGCTTGGTGTTTCCCTTATAGAAATCTTGTCAAGGCATTCTACGGACGAGGTCTATCTTGGGCAGAGAGATACTCGTGAATGGACCTTTGACACAGAGCCATTAGAAGCCTTTGACAGATTTGGAAAGAAGCTGGCTGAAATTGAGGACAGAATTGTGACAATGAACAATGATGAGAAGTGGAAAAACCGAGTTGGACCAGTGAAAGTGCCATATACTTTGCTCTATCCTACTAGTGAAGGTGGACTTACTGGCAAGGGAATTCCCAATAGTGTCTCAATCTAA